A region of Arabidopsis thaliana chromosome 5, partial sequence DNA encodes the following proteins:
- a CDS encoding uncharacterized protein (unknown protein; BEST Arabidopsis thaliana protein match is: unknown protein (TAIR:AT3G06070.1); Has 1807 Blast hits to 1807 proteins in 277 species: Archae - 0; Bacteria - 0; Metazoa - 736; Fungi - 347; Plants - 385; Viruses - 0; Other Eukaryotes - 339 (source: NCBI BLink).), protein MAMELELDDDVFFADISKQISLLIMDEDEHLNPVSLSSSSSSLSFQGLFRGGYQTAPYMYQQEQSKGTGVFIPKSSQPRRRPHHHQKQGRYSSFNAKQQHSLHQNRQEYQQNHENSRSTLTTHNNNNNKSNMNSTSVHASIPRRSYRDASSIYT, encoded by the exons ATGGCTATGGAGTTAgagcttgatgatgatgtcttCTTTGCAGACATAAGCAAACagatctctcttctcatcatGGATGAAGATGAACACTTAAACcctgtttctctctcttcctcctcctcctctctctcaTTCCAG GGTTTGTTCAGAGGAGGTTACCAAACGGCTCCATATATGTATCAACAAGAACAGAGCAAAGGGACTGGTGTGTTCATCCCTAAATCGTCTCAGCCTAGAAGAAgacctcatcatcatcagaagcaAGGTAGGTATAGTTCCTTCAACGCCAAGCAACAACACTCTCTTCATCAAAACAGACAAGAGTATCAGCAAAATCATGAGAACTCAAGAAGTACTCTCACCACTcacaacaataacaacaacaagagcAACATGAACAGCACTAGTGTTCATGCTTCTATCCCAAGAAGAAGCTACAGAGATGCATCATCTATCTACACTTga